A single Aspergillus puulaauensis MK2 DNA, chromosome 7, nearly complete sequence DNA region contains:
- a CDS encoding uncharacterized protein (COG:G;~EggNog:ENOG410PISH;~InterPro:IPR020846,IPR005828,IPR036259;~PFAM:PF07690,PF00083;~SMCOG1169:sugar transport protein;~TransMembrane:11 (o44-68i89-108o114-133i145-166o172-196i208-229o340-360i367-390o402-425i437-455o467-484i);~antiSMASH:Cluster_7.4;~go_component: GO:0016021 - integral component of membrane [Evidence IEA];~go_function: GO:0022857 - transmembrane transporter activity [Evidence IEA];~go_process: GO:0055085 - transmembrane transport [Evidence IEA]), with the protein MATNLKSQDQPAVAVDAAMHQTPVPALQVIQRLESVCSTSKRMIQLYLICGVMSLGATMLGFDGSLMGTMLAMKSFQDQFGAKIVGIKTGYISSMYQIGSVCALPFIGPLTDTWGRRFGVGTGCVLLIMGTIIQGTSRALPQYLAGRFFLGFGCCIANAACPSYVVEMAHPVYRGVITGLYNCCYYLGSILAAVTLRGSAGYAGNKSWLIPTWMQLVFPVIVLPAAVFFPESPRWLFVHGKIERCQAVLTKYHGNDNPDSLYVQLELREFKEELELNGADRRWWDYRVLFNSRAAVYRVLLCAVAVPAFSQWSGQGSVTYFLPAMLASTGIDDYTTVLDINIGIALTSGAAACCGASLLDRYGRRKMLITCCAVMGLLWAGLLGGTGAYYTLQNSDAAKASIVFVFLIGIVFSAAYTPLQALYPAECLSYEQRAKGMAFQNMASSAAALVNQFAFPIAMEDIAWKTYSVYLATCWAEAIYYYFIMVETKNKTLEELTDIFKSPNPRLASLVPNPQVNEAVAQVQGVRTV; encoded by the coding sequence ATGGCAACCAACCTCAAAAGTCAAGACCAGcccgccgtcgccgtcgacgcAGCCATGCACCAGACACCCGTCCCCGCCCTGCAGGTCATCCAGCGCCTTGAGTCCGtctgcagcaccagcaaGCGCATGATCCAGCTGTACCTCATATGCGGCGTCATGTCCCTGGGCGCCACCATGCTGGGCTTCGATGGCTCCCTCATGGGCACCATGCTAGCCATGAAGTCCTTTCAGGACCAGTTCGGCGCCAAGATTGTCGGCATCAAGACTGGCTACATCTCCAGCATGTACCAGATCGGCTCCGTCTGCGCGCTGCCTTTTATCGGGCCCCTGACGGATACCTGGGGGCGGCGGTTTGGCGTGGGGACGGGATGTGTGCTTCTTATTATGGGCACCATCATTCAGGGCACGTCTCGTGCGCTGCCGCAGTATCTGGCGGGGcgtttcttcctcggcttTGGTTGCTGCATTGCCAACGCCGCGTGCCCGTCGTATGTGGTCGAGATGGCTCACCCTGTGTACCGCGGCGTCATTACCGGCCTGTACAACTGCTGCTACTATCTAGGCTCCATTCTGGCCGCGGTCACTCTCCGCGGCAGCGCCGGCTACGCAGGCAACAAGTCGTGGCTAATTCCCACATGGATGCAGCTGGTGTTCcccgtcatcgtcctcccGGCGGCCGTCTTCTTCCCGGAGTCACCACGCTGGCTGTTCGTCCATGGAAAAATCGAGCGCTGCCAGGCCGTCTTGACCAAGTACCACGGTAATGACAATCCAGATTCGCTGTACGTCCAGCTGGAGCTGCGTGAGTTcaaggaggagctggagctgaatGGTGCGGATCGCCGGTGGTGGGACTACCGCGTCTTGTTCAACTCGCGAGCAGCCGTCTACCGCGTCCTTCTGTGTGCTGTGGCCGTCCCTGCTTTTAGTCAGTGGTCGGGTCAAGGAAGCGTGACTTACTTCTTGCCGGCCATGCTGGCGTCCACCGGCATTGACGACTACACCACCGTCCTCGATATAAACATCGGCATAGCGCTAACTAGCGGCGCAGCAGCTTGTTGTGGTGCCAGTCTTTTAGACCGTTATGGTCGCCGCAAGATGCTCATCACCTGCTGCGCGGTCATGGGTCTACTGTGGGCCGGTCTGCTGGGGGGCACTGGCGCGTACTACACTCTACAAAACAGCGACGCAGCCAAGGCATCCATTGTCTTTGTCTTCCTGATCGGGATTGTCTTTTCTGCGGCCTACACGCCTCTCCAGGCGCTTTACCCAGCCGAGTGTCTGTCCTACGAGCAGCGTGCCAAGGGGATGGCATTCCAGAACATGGCTTCCAGCGCGGCCGCGCTGGTGAACCAGTTTGCTTTTCCGATTGCCATGGAGGATATCGCGTGGAAGACCTATTCGGTTTATCTAGCTACGTGTTGGGCTGAGGcgatatactactactttATCATGGTGGAGACAAAAAacaagacgctggaggaacTTaccgacatcttcaagaGTCCCAACCCGAGACTCGCATCGCTTGTTCCAAATCCGCAGGTCAATGAGGCAGTGGCACAGGTGCAAGGTGTCAGGACTGtgtaa